One Rosa chinensis cultivar Old Blush chromosome 5, RchiOBHm-V2, whole genome shotgun sequence genomic region harbors:
- the LOC112166432 gene encoding lysine-specific demethylase JMJ30 isoform X1 — translation MAHWPARTKWNDMDYLIRVAGDRTVPVEVGKNYLYPEWKQELITFSQFLERIRDNDSSSGAPKYLAQHSLFDQINELREDICIPDYCCAGGGELRSLNAWFGPAGTVTPLHHDPHHNVFAQVVGKKYIRLYRASLSEELYPHTETMLCNSSQVLPFLHLIHYRLYLCHYIFMPNLTALLPLLPPHKPRLAPPYTWHSEAIGHPSKGTRWIKDSITGKK, via the exons ATGGCTCATTGGCCGGCGAGGACAAAGTGGAATGACATGGATTACCTGATAAGAGTCGCCGGTGACCGGACGGTGCCGGTTGAG GTTGGGAAAAATTACTTGTACCCGGAGTGGAAGCAGGAGCTTATTACGTTTTCGCAGTTTCTTGAGAGGATTCGGGATAATGACTCTTCCTCTGGCGCGCCGAAGTATCTTGCTCAGCACTCATTGTTTGATCAG ATAAACGAGCTGCGTGAGGACATATGTATTCCCGACTATTGTTGTGCCGGTGGTGGGGAGCTAAGGTCTCTAAATGCTTGGTTTGGTCCAGCTGGGACTGTAACCCCGTTACACCATGATCCACACCATAATGTGTTTGCGCAG GTAGTTGGAAAAAAGTATATAAGACTCTATCGTGCTTCATTGTCAGAGGAACTCTATCCACATACTGAAACCATGCTTTGCAACTCAAGTCAG GTGCTTCCCTTTCTCCATCTGATTCATTACCGACTCTATCTTTGCCACTACATCTTCATGCCTAACCTCACTGCTCTTCTCCCCTTGCTTCCCCCACACAAACCCCGACTTGCTCCTCCATATACTTGGCATTCTGAGGCCATAGGCCACCCAAGTAAAGGCACCCGATGGATAAAGGACTCGATCACTGGGAAAAAGTAG
- the LOC112166595 gene encoding uncharacterized protein LOC112166595 isoform X1, producing the protein MQRKERKRSMKRGRGLDFWACTIIYKRGERLGHGSDIHAIEIVGYLKVGNFVSGELQRCPVASFDLGRQVSNKLLFHCNLSPTLIKGKIKHSHISLCKMETP; encoded by the exons ATGCAgaggaaagaaaggaaaagaagcatGAAAAGAGGAAGAGGATTGGATTTTTGGGCGTGTACAATAATTTACAAGAGGGGTGAAAGATTGGGGCATGGTTCAGATATACATGCAATTGAGATTGTTGGGTATCTGAAAGTAGGGAACTTTGTTTCTGGGGAACTTCAAAG GTGCCCTGTTGCTTCGTTTGATTTGGGTCGTCAAGTATCGAATAAGTTATTGTTTCATTGCAATTTAAGCCCCACCCTTATTAAAG GAAAAATCAAGCACTCGCATATATCTTTGTGCAAGATGGAAACTCCTTGA
- the LOC112166432 gene encoding lysine-specific demethylase JMJ30 isoform X2: MAHWPARTKWNDMDYLIRVAGDRTVPVEVGKNYLYPEWKQELITFSQFLERIRDNDSSSGAPKYLAQHSLFDQINELREDICIPDYCCAGGGELRSLNAWFGPAGTVTPLHHDPHHNVFAQVVGKKYIRLYRASLSEELYPHTETMLCNSSQVDLDNIDEKEFPEVQDLEFLDCILEEGDMLYIPPKWWHYVRSLTTSMSVSFWWSDYDSSAMS; this comes from the exons ATGGCTCATTGGCCGGCGAGGACAAAGTGGAATGACATGGATTACCTGATAAGAGTCGCCGGTGACCGGACGGTGCCGGTTGAG GTTGGGAAAAATTACTTGTACCCGGAGTGGAAGCAGGAGCTTATTACGTTTTCGCAGTTTCTTGAGAGGATTCGGGATAATGACTCTTCCTCTGGCGCGCCGAAGTATCTTGCTCAGCACTCATTGTTTGATCAG ATAAACGAGCTGCGTGAGGACATATGTATTCCCGACTATTGTTGTGCCGGTGGTGGGGAGCTAAGGTCTCTAAATGCTTGGTTTGGTCCAGCTGGGACTGTAACCCCGTTACACCATGATCCACACCATAATGTGTTTGCGCAG GTAGTTGGAAAAAAGTATATAAGACTCTATCGTGCTTCATTGTCAGAGGAACTCTATCCACATACTGAAACCATGCTTTGCAACTCAAGTCAG GTTGATCTAGACAACATAGATGAGAAAGAATTCCCAGAGGTGCAGGACTTAGAATTTCTTGACTGCATATTAGAGGAAGGTGACATGCTTTATATCCCACCAAAGTGGTGGCACTATGTGCGGTCTCTGACAACAAGTATGTCAGTTAGCTTTTGGTGGAGTGATTATGACAGTTCAGCTATGTCTTGA
- the LOC112166595 gene encoding uncharacterized protein LOC112166595 isoform X2: protein MQRKERKRSMKRGRGLDFWACTIIYKRGERLGHGSDIHAIEIVGYLKVGNFVSGELQRCPVASFDLGRQVSNKLLFHCNLSPTLIKGLL, encoded by the exons ATGCAgaggaaagaaaggaaaagaagcatGAAAAGAGGAAGAGGATTGGATTTTTGGGCGTGTACAATAATTTACAAGAGGGGTGAAAGATTGGGGCATGGTTCAGATATACATGCAATTGAGATTGTTGGGTATCTGAAAGTAGGGAACTTTGTTTCTGGGGAACTTCAAAG GTGCCCTGTTGCTTCGTTTGATTTGGGTCGTCAAGTATCGAATAAGTTATTGTTTCATTGCAATTTAAGCCCCACCCTTATTAAAG GACTCTTATGA
- the LOC112164310 gene encoding lysine-specific demethylase JMJ30, whose protein sequence is MRLQSPQKPALTFFHSEVKNHLTCGSQNLALRLFTSASVRKPPATVRLGLLPSLLQVQFFTLPSNPLSQNAKQKNTLFGTNIHTVAARQHGLTRRRREMAWEQLHSGPWHSVLPVWRDADAMACLHVAKLHFAAAEFTDALRALDMGLLMGGPIFKSDLHSAMTKVPAKSRAAARVPEQNGPNLDRRLVRDDLKATEVRFVISHSLLNFTQ, encoded by the coding sequence ATGAGACTCCAGAGTCCCCAAAAACCTGCTCTCACCTTCTTCCACAGCGAAGTCAAAAACCATCTGACCTGTGGAAGCCAAAATCTCGCTCTTCGACTCTTCACTTCAGCTTCAGTGAGAAAACCACCTGCTACTGTTCGCTTGGGTCTCCTTCCATCTCTTCTGCAGGTTCAATTTTTCACTCTCCCCTCCAATCCCCTCAGTCAAAATGCTAAACAGAAAAATACATTATTCGGGACAAATATTCACACCGTGGCAGCACGGCAGCATGGCCTCACGCGCCGCCGCCGGGAGATGGCCTGGGAGCAGCTCCACTCCGGCCCCTGGCACTCCGTCCTCCCCGTCTGGCGCGACGCCGACGCAATGGCCTGCCTCCACGTCGCCAAGCTCCACTTCGCCGCAGCTGAGTTCACCGACGCGCTCCGCGCCCTCGACATGGGCCTCCTCATGGGCGGCCCGATTTTTAAATCGGACCTCCACTCCGCCATGACTAAAGTCCCCGCTAAATCCAGAGCCGCCGCTAGGGTTCCCGAACAAAACGGCCCCAATTTGGACCGCCGGTTGGTCCGTGACGACCTCAAAGCAACGGAGGTTAGGTTCGTAATTTCACATTCACTTCTGAATTTCAcacaatga